A genome region from Nocardioides cynanchi includes the following:
- a CDS encoding LLM class flavin-dependent oxidoreductase, whose translation MRQPDEPAADLARDLAALSSAGLDHVVTADHVSFRVGAGRDGLIDAATLLATGDLPVYVGLYLLALRHPVLVARQLSTLAESAPGRLVLGVGVGGEDRHEVEVCGVDPRTRGRRTDECLAVLRGLLAGDPVTHHGDFFDLEEALVLPAPSLPVPIVVGGRSDAALARAARFGDGWLGIWVSARRYAEVVSRIAELADAEGRGEVAWRHGLNVWCGLGADPTEGREHLAAAMTALYGLPFEAFARWSPSGSPEDVAAFLAPYVDAGVRDLNLICPGRDRAAVLTRVAEVRRLLLDR comes from the coding sequence CCACGTCGTGACCGCCGACCACGTCAGCTTCCGGGTCGGAGCCGGCCGGGACGGGCTGATCGACGCCGCGACGCTGCTCGCGACCGGCGACCTCCCGGTGTACGTCGGCCTCTACCTGCTGGCGCTCCGGCATCCGGTCCTGGTGGCCCGGCAGCTCTCCACCCTTGCGGAGAGCGCCCCCGGCCGGCTGGTGCTGGGCGTCGGCGTGGGCGGCGAGGACCGGCACGAGGTGGAGGTGTGCGGGGTCGACCCGCGCACCCGGGGGCGGCGGACGGACGAGTGCCTGGCGGTGCTCCGCGGCCTGCTCGCAGGCGATCCGGTCACCCACCACGGTGACTTCTTCGACCTCGAGGAGGCTCTGGTCCTGCCCGCGCCCTCGCTTCCGGTGCCGATCGTGGTCGGCGGACGCTCGGACGCTGCCCTGGCCCGGGCCGCCCGCTTCGGGGACGGCTGGCTGGGCATCTGGGTGTCCGCGCGCCGGTACGCCGAGGTGGTCTCCCGGATCGCCGAGCTCGCCGACGCCGAAGGCCGCGGCGAGGTGGCGTGGCGGCACGGGCTCAACGTCTGGTGCGGGCTCGGCGCCGACCCGACCGAGGGCCGCGAGCACCTCGCGGCCGCGATGACCGCCCTGTACGGGCTGCCCTTCGAGGCCTTCGCGCGCTGGTCGCCGAGCGGATCGCCAGAGGACGTCGCGGCCTTCCTGGCGCCGTACGTCGACGCCGGGGTGCGCGACCTCAACCTGATCTGCCCCGGTCGGGACCGCGCCGCGGTCCTGACGCGTGTCGCGGAGGTCAGGAGGCTGCTCCTCGACCGGTAG